A portion of the Clostridium gelidum genome contains these proteins:
- a CDS encoding heavy-metal-associated domain-containing protein gives MSCGHCVNHVYEALDEIGSTDIKVNLEEGNAVAEVGDITDDAIKAAIEDAGYDVIEIEES, from the coding sequence ATGAGCTGTGGGCATTGTGTAAACCATGTTTATGAGGCACTTGATGAGATTGGATCAACTGATATAAAAGTAAATCTAGAAGAAGGGAATGCTGTTGCTGAAGTTGGAGATATTACTGATGATGCAATTAAAGCAGCTATTGAAGATGCAGGGTATGATGTTATAGAAATTGAAGAGTCTTAA
- a CDS encoding FixH family protein, which translates to MKKKTIRGAVLSLIITLGLSTAAFADGMGNMDMSKGTEKSMNGIKAELTFNKDNKVKTGKNDVMITLHDNNDKEIEKATVKISAEMDKSSDMGTMNMDKSKPIEVTLENSEKGQYMGNINFTDKGKWIVTANIVVNGERQNVQFDVDVASGGPNWVVVGGFTGIVSLIIIVAAVKKKQSSKVRK; encoded by the coding sequence ATGAAAAAGAAAACAATTAGAGGTGCAGTATTAAGTTTAATTATTACTTTAGGTCTTTCAACAGCAGCCTTTGCTGATGGTATGGGCAACATGGACATGTCAAAAGGAACGGAAAAAAGTATGAATGGTATAAAGGCAGAGTTGACTTTTAATAAAGATAATAAAGTGAAAACTGGTAAAAATGATGTGATGATTACTTTGCATGATAATAATGATAAGGAAATTGAAAAGGCTACTGTTAAAATAAGTGCAGAAATGGATAAAAGTTCTGACATGGGTACCATGAATATGGATAAGTCAAAGCCAATTGAAGTAACATTAGAAAATAGTGAAAAAGGTCAATACATGGGTAATATAAATTTCACAGACAAAGGTAAGTGGATTGTTACAGCTAACATTGTTGTAAATGGAGAGAGACAAAATGTACAATTTGATGTTGATGTAGCTAGTGGTGGCCCAAACTGGGTTGTTGTAGGTGGATTTACAGGAATAGTTTCCTTAATAATCATAGTAGCTGCAGTCAAGAAGAAGCAAAGCAGCAAAGTAAGAAAATAA
- a CDS encoding DoxX family membrane protein produces MKIFNNKYFVPIWTVLRVWLGYQWIVPAIEKLKDPTWVGSQSGVAITGFLKGALAKSTGEHPAVQWWYARFVENVAMPNAKVFSYLVPCGELLVGISLILGAFTIAGLIGGAFMNLNYLLAGTTSTNPILYTVAIILMVAGANVYKLGIDSLLISYWKKKQGKQLSAK; encoded by the coding sequence ATGAAAATTTTTAATAATAAGTATTTTGTTCCTATATGGACAGTTTTACGTGTGTGGTTAGGATATCAATGGATAGTTCCAGCAATAGAAAAACTTAAAGATCCAACTTGGGTAGGTAGTCAGTCAGGTGTCGCTATAACAGGATTTTTAAAAGGTGCGTTAGCTAAATCTACTGGTGAACATCCAGCAGTACAGTGGTGGTATGCAAGATTTGTAGAAAATGTTGCAATGCCAAATGCTAAGGTATTTTCTTATTTAGTTCCTTGTGGGGAACTTCTTGTAGGTATTAGTTTAATACTTGGAGCTTTCACCATTGCAGGACTTATTGGTGGCGCATTTATGAACTTAAATTATTTATTAGCAGGTACAACAAGTACTAACCCAATTTTGTATACTGTAGCTATAATTTTAATGGTAGCTGGAGCTAATGTATACAAATTAGGTATTGATAGTTTATTGATTTCATATTGGAAAAAGAAACAGGGTAAACAGCTAAGTGCAAAATAG
- a CDS encoding VTT domain-containing protein, producing the protein MQSIIELVNNYGYIIIFSALVLELIAFPLPGELMMTYCGFLVYQSKMNWIISIIVATAGAILGITISYFIGTKLGEGFFKKYGSYVHFGPEKLEKTSKWFKSYGNKLLILAYFIPGIRHITGYFSGITEISYKKFALNSYIGALIWTATFISLGKVLGPNWDNFHGYIKKYMIIGSLIIALIMIIIYSYKYHKTQIIEFTYKIINRIMVAFHSIGKIKVVIAIMAAALLGFSALVIGVTQDYLAHEFEQFDTIVSYLIKAIFENKWSYLIDLFGAITSIKILMPLMIIILIWIIRRNIDKFLEIEFLLITIVGGEALQFILRHIFRRLGPSVLEVIGNVQYTFPSNQSLMSIVAYGFIAFIILRHGKKTWIKTTIITATILICIFSGLNPLFYKTEYPSDVYAGYIFGGVWLTLNIILLEVYRIITKVQLKHVEKFK; encoded by the coding sequence TTGCAGTCTATAATTGAATTAGTTAATAATTATGGATATATAATTATATTTAGTGCATTAGTGCTTGAGCTGATTGCATTTCCCTTACCGGGAGAACTTATGATGACTTATTGTGGTTTTCTAGTTTATCAATCTAAAATGAATTGGATTATTAGTATTATTGTTGCAACTGCAGGGGCAATACTCGGCATAACAATATCTTATTTTATAGGTACTAAACTTGGAGAAGGATTTTTTAAAAAATATGGTTCATATGTTCATTTTGGACCAGAGAAGTTAGAAAAAACATCAAAATGGTTTAAATCGTATGGTAACAAATTATTGATATTAGCTTATTTCATTCCTGGAATCAGGCATATCACTGGATATTTTTCAGGAATAACAGAAATATCTTATAAAAAATTTGCTTTAAACTCATATATAGGAGCTTTGATATGGACAGCTACTTTTATTTCATTAGGTAAGGTACTTGGACCAAATTGGGATAATTTTCACGGGTATATAAAAAAATACATGATTATTGGGAGTCTAATTATTGCTTTGATTATGATAATTATATATTCTTATAAATATCATAAAACTCAGATAATAGAATTTACTTATAAAATAATTAATAGAATTATGGTTGCATTTCATTCTATTGGGAAAATAAAAGTTGTAATAGCTATTATGGCAGCTGCTTTGTTAGGTTTTTCAGCTCTTGTAATTGGTGTGACACAAGATTATTTAGCTCATGAATTTGAGCAATTTGATACTATTGTATCTTATTTAATAAAAGCAATTTTTGAAAATAAATGGTCTTATTTGATTGATTTGTTTGGAGCAATAACTTCTATTAAAATATTAATGCCATTAATGATAATCATATTAATATGGATTATAAGAAGAAATATAGACAAATTTCTTGAAATTGAATTTTTGTTAATAACAATTGTTGGTGGAGAAGCTTTACAATTTATATTGAGACATATTTTTAGACGTTTAGGACCATCTGTTCTAGAAGTAATAGGAAATGTTCAATATACATTTCCAAGTAATCAATCATTAATGTCAATTGTTGCATATGGTTTTATTGCATTTATAATACTACGTCATGGAAAGAAAACTTGGATTAAAACTACTATAATTACTGCAACTATACTTATTTGTATATTTTCAGGATTAAACCCTCTGTTTTATAAAACTGAATATCCAAGTGATGTTTATGCAGGGTATATTTTTGGTGGAGTATGGTTAACTTTAAATATTATTTTATTGGAAGTATATCGTATAATAACAAAAGTACAATTAAAACATGTAGAAAAATTTAAATGA
- a CDS encoding 4Fe-4S binding protein has product MSKMDKKPCDEKKSSQEENGKNLLENKLISKFIRSKWYPGIFQLLVGIVFTFIVFELLTGPSEAHDNFGTAGTWVLWWPILPIMLFFTGRFWCAICPFGALSDVVQKFVGSKSPVPKFLRKYGVWLIDAMFLAITWSDHVFGIVESPRGSGTLLLLITIGVIFSGAFWERRTWCRYLCFLGGLSGNYSRAGMLQLRGTKDKCSKCTVASCYTGTERAEGCPMFEFPKTMEDNAECNFCGNCVKNCPNNSIQISWRVPTKELWFIRKPKLEASFLAIVIMGIVFVQNITMLEIWDGMLKYLENAVGTENYAVTFTITFIIAMAIPVVLIYITGLFAKMFNKDSVIQNITKFGYALIPLDMAAHIAHNLFHLLAEGKSVFYTFIELFGVQLEHTSSAILDGPTIQVFQFLLIGIGTIGSIYTAYKISKNNYKSKNISTTIVYTVLLILLAVVNIILFSIPMTMRM; this is encoded by the coding sequence ATGTCAAAAATGGATAAGAAGCCCTGTGATGAAAAAAAATCATCACAGGAGGAAAATGGAAAAAATTTATTAGAAAATAAACTAATTTCTAAATTCATCAGAAGCAAGTGGTATCCAGGAATATTTCAACTACTTGTAGGAATAGTATTTACATTTATAGTATTTGAACTTCTAACTGGTCCGAGTGAAGCTCATGACAACTTTGGTACAGCAGGAACATGGGTGCTATGGTGGCCTATTCTTCCGATAATGCTCTTCTTTACTGGACGATTTTGGTGTGCAATATGTCCATTTGGAGCCTTAAGTGATGTAGTTCAAAAATTTGTAGGAAGTAAAAGTCCAGTACCTAAGTTCCTCCGAAAATATGGTGTATGGCTTATAGATGCAATGTTTTTAGCAATTACTTGGAGTGATCATGTCTTTGGTATTGTTGAATCGCCAAGGGGTTCTGGAACATTACTATTACTTATTACAATTGGAGTAATATTCTCAGGAGCATTCTGGGAACGTAGAACTTGGTGTAGATATCTTTGCTTCCTTGGAGGTTTATCTGGAAATTATTCTAGGGCAGGTATGCTGCAATTACGTGGAACAAAAGATAAATGTTCTAAATGTACAGTAGCATCTTGCTACACGGGAACTGAAAGAGCAGAAGGATGTCCAATGTTTGAATTTCCAAAGACTATGGAAGATAATGCAGAATGTAATTTCTGCGGTAACTGTGTAAAGAATTGTCCTAATAATTCAATTCAAATATCATGGCGTGTACCAACTAAGGAATTATGGTTTATAAGAAAACCAAAGTTAGAAGCTTCATTTTTAGCAATTGTAATCATGGGAATTGTATTTGTTCAAAATATTACGATGCTAGAAATTTGGGATGGAATGCTAAAATACCTTGAAAATGCAGTTGGAACAGAAAATTATGCAGTAACTTTTACAATAACATTTATTATAGCTATGGCTATACCAGTGGTATTGATATATATAACTGGACTATTTGCAAAAATGTTCAATAAAGATTCAGTTATTCAAAATATTACTAAGTTTGGATATGCTCTAATACCACTAGATATGGCAGCTCATATAGCTCATAACTTATTCCACTTATTAGCGGAAGGGAAATCTGTTTTTTATACATTTATAGAGTTATTTGGAGTTCAACTAGAGCATACATCTTCAGCTATTCTTGATGGTCCAACAATACAAGTGTTTCAATTCTTATTAATAGGAATAGGAACTATTGGTTCAATATATACTGCTTATAAGATTTCTAAAAATAACTATAAATCTAAAAATATAAGTACGACAATTGTATATACTGTTCTTTTAATATTACTTGCAGTAGTTAATATAATACTATTTTCAATACCTATGACTATGCGTATGTAA
- a CDS encoding cupin domain-containing protein, whose translation MNNTHRLHPCPYCDYNSDGIYNDYRTYPCPYSYDHYVPVDDETEDSSRLMGNAPIVLKDYGPQPFVVNINEAAKQNNNYRTGLWTGNNLQVTLMSIKVGDDIGLEVHPKIDQFIRIEDGQGIVKMGKSKDNLDFQANVYDDFAIMIPAGTWHNVINTGNKPLKVYSIYAPPQHPHGVVEVTKSAE comes from the coding sequence ATGAATAATACTCATAGATTACACCCATGCCCTTATTGTGATTATAACTCAGATGGTATTTATAATGATTATAGAACTTATCCGTGTCCTTATTCCTATGACCATTATGTTCCAGTTGATGATGAAACAGAAGATAGTTCTAGATTAATGGGTAATGCTCCAATTGTATTGAAAGATTATGGACCACAACCTTTCGTAGTTAATATTAATGAGGCCGCCAAGCAAAACAATAATTACCGTACCGGTTTATGGACAGGAAACAATCTCCAAGTTACATTGATGAGCATCAAGGTTGGTGATGACATAGGTTTAGAAGTTCATCCTAAAATTGATCAGTTCATACGTATTGAAGACGGACAAGGAATTGTTAAAATGGGAAAAAGTAAAGATAATCTAGACTTTCAAGCAAACGTATATGATGACTTTGCAATCATGATACCTGCTGGTACTTGGCACAATGTTATTAATACAGGCAATAAACCACTTAAAGTATACTCTATCTATGCACCACCACAACATCCACATGGTGTAGTTGAGGTAACTAAGTCTGCTGAATAA
- the ubiE gene encoding bifunctional demethylmenaquinone methyltransferase/2-methoxy-6-polyprenyl-1,4-benzoquinol methylase UbiE produces the protein MPETDITDVEKVFSVIAKRYDMLNSILTLNIDKLWRRKAIKICDIKEEQKVLDLCCGTGQMINYECKAVGKNTTVIGVDFSQEMLNVGDRRLNKSLKDYKFELIRDSILELPFEENTFDCITIAFGLRNISDKSKSLSEMYRVLKPGGRLVCLELSKPNIPILKNIYDMYFNNVLPFVGSIGTGDKKAYYYLRDSVNEFMNKNQLKQEISKIGFKNSEYKSLTFGIASIHYGIK, from the coding sequence ATGCCAGAAACTGATATAACAGATGTTGAGAAAGTTTTTTCAGTTATTGCAAAGAGATATGATATGTTAAATTCAATTTTAACTTTAAATATTGATAAACTATGGAGAAGGAAAGCAATAAAAATATGTGATATTAAAGAAGAGCAAAAGGTATTAGACTTGTGCTGCGGCACAGGGCAAATGATTAACTACGAATGTAAGGCAGTAGGGAAAAATACTACAGTTATTGGTGTAGACTTTAGCCAAGAAATGCTTAATGTAGGAGATAGAAGGCTTAATAAATCATTAAAAGATTATAAGTTCGAGTTAATTAGAGATAGTATTTTAGAATTGCCTTTTGAAGAAAATACATTTGATTGTATTACAATAGCTTTTGGTTTAAGAAATATTTCTGATAAAAGCAAATCTCTATCAGAAATGTATAGAGTTTTAAAACCGGGTGGAAGATTAGTATGTTTAGAGCTATCAAAACCTAATATACCAATTTTAAAAAATATATATGATATGTATTTTAATAACGTATTGCCATTTGTAGGTTCAATAGGCACAGGAGATAAAAAGGCATATTATTATCTAAGGGATTCAGTAAATGAATTTATGAACAAAAATCAGCTAAAGCAAGAAATTTCGAAGATAGGTTTTAAGAATTCGGAATATAAGTCTTTGACTTTTGGAATTGCATCTATACATTATGGAATTAAATAA
- a CDS encoding polyprenyl synthetase family protein: MLSFIEAKNAISKELYEVEMILKDMGKNFNQISAKEIFDYFFKSPGKYLRPTLIILSAKAIRPKMTIDQRVQLINLCVAIELIHSASLVHDDIIDNDLIRRGQKTLNNIYGRKIAVLAGDVFYAKAFSILLNLPNRDAEQIITQVIEKMCISEIEQAQINEVSKLDYLNIIEGKTAAFMSACCKLGAKLVEAKEEDIIALENYGLNFGMVYQIIDDCLDGDCNAIKNNITIENAKEFAVKADEVIDNLEPSVYKQGLVSLLNYVLESSLPKTKKA; encoded by the coding sequence ATGTTAAGTTTTATAGAAGCTAAAAATGCAATAAGTAAAGAGCTTTATGAAGTTGAGATGATTTTAAAAGATATGGGGAAAAACTTTAATCAGATTTCAGCAAAAGAGATATTTGATTACTTTTTTAAATCTCCTGGAAAATATCTTCGTCCTACGTTAATAATACTTTCTGCAAAGGCTATAAGGCCTAAGATGACTATAGATCAAAGAGTACAATTAATTAATTTATGTGTAGCTATTGAACTTATTCATAGTGCTAGTTTAGTACATGACGATATAATTGACAATGATCTAATTCGTCGTGGTCAGAAGACATTAAACAATATATATGGAAGAAAGATAGCGGTTCTAGCTGGAGATGTTTTTTATGCTAAAGCATTTTCGATATTATTAAATTTGCCAAATAGAGACGCAGAGCAGATAATCACACAGGTCATCGAAAAGATGTGTATATCAGAAATCGAACAAGCCCAAATTAATGAGGTTTCAAAGCTAGATTATCTAAATATAATAGAAGGAAAAACTGCAGCATTCATGAGTGCTTGTTGCAAACTTGGAGCAAAATTAGTTGAAGCTAAAGAAGAAGATATTATAGCTTTAGAAAACTATGGTTTGAATTTTGGAATGGTATATCAAATTATAGACGATTGTTTAGATGGCGATTGTAATGCTATTAAAAATAACATAACCATTGAAAACGCAAAAGAGTTTGCTGTAAAAGCTGATGAAGTTATTGATAATTTGGAGCCATCAGTGTATAAACAGGGTCTAGTAAGTCTTCTAAATTATGTCCTTGAATCTTCGCTGCCTAAAACAAAAAAAGCTTAA
- a CDS encoding GxGYxYP domain-containing protein, protein MHKNFKASICILSILLSIFYSLTIKNGIAQASDVSLDISNINLIIDSLDYNDIPKNFRKSSNIINVQNNKNLTLSGLDTLNISGSQQFSEFNLPLVINSIETSLPITVIDLRQESHGFINGYPVSFANAKNDANIGLTKEQVLLDENSKLNNIKLNVPITFYNHDNITIVPTEVNNENQLVNSKSLSYIRIPVTDGKIPTDDMVDYFVDLVKLQPTSIWFHFHCKEGIGRTTTFMIMYDMIKNSKEVMADDIIKRQLLLANFNEDDIKSFYNDERVIFLENFYKYSKEASNNFNIKWSDWKKTLHTDSSNFFPVTPICKNTSNYIKNPIIPTYLYVISQDIMSSSERTMIATLQGLVNSHCSFQIYTLNSMQPDYQIWLDDLKNSYGILYKNISDPWELLDTFKNYVDGYVLYNNESIKDPSINNACSLASLNNCIAVDQSIEDKVKIHGITKIKGDCRNTDNNWAYNNLWNSGLNHSLIIELSPDKETALRDYGIMSKSLVFYEDSIKDTSLRDKIFSSMESDSTCLGWGPDEFINVSTASKYGIGMVAADWSYNLTTLSAFPSLPITQKASMNIPKEKNVHYVTFIMSDGDNQQWNLGTNYGSSKWFGSSYRGKFNLGWSFSPSLYYLAPTVFNLYYKSAAHGPTNDYFIVSPSGNGYIYPSKFDKNKLNTYIETLNDYMKKVDEKYIAIIDDSSFHNDTLWDKFTIKPNIHGLFYLDYHRHDNYHGEIIWSNNKPIVSCRDLLWDSLESEDELVEKINHRIDSGQVDLHNSNSYTFVYVHSWSKSLSNIEKVVNKLNENPKVKIVTPETFMKLIKKNVTH, encoded by the coding sequence TTGCATAAAAACTTTAAAGCCAGTATATGTATATTATCAATTTTATTAAGCATTTTTTATTCTTTAACAATAAAAAATGGAATAGCACAAGCTTCTGATGTATCGCTAGATATAAGCAATATAAATCTTATTATCGATTCGTTAGATTACAATGACATTCCAAAAAATTTTCGTAAATCTTCTAATATAATAAATGTCCAGAACAATAAAAATTTAACTCTTAGTGGACTAGATACCTTAAACATTTCTGGTAGTCAACAATTTTCTGAGTTCAATTTACCTCTTGTAATAAATAGTATAGAAACTTCCTTACCTATAACAGTTATTGACTTAAGACAAGAATCCCATGGATTTATTAATGGATATCCTGTTAGCTTTGCTAATGCAAAAAATGATGCTAACATAGGTTTAACAAAGGAACAAGTTTTATTAGATGAAAATAGTAAACTTAATAATATTAAATTAAATGTACCTATCACTTTTTATAATCATGATAATATAACTATAGTTCCAACAGAAGTTAACAATGAAAATCAGCTTGTTAATTCTAAATCACTATCATATATTCGTATCCCTGTCACTGATGGTAAGATACCTACAGATGATATGGTTGATTACTTTGTTGATTTAGTAAAGTTACAACCTACAAGCATATGGTTTCATTTTCACTGTAAAGAAGGTATAGGGAGAACTACTACCTTCATGATTATGTATGATATGATTAAAAATTCAAAAGAAGTTATGGCTGATGATATTATTAAACGACAACTACTTTTAGCAAATTTTAATGAGGACGATATCAAATCTTTTTATAATGATGAAAGAGTTATTTTCTTGGAAAATTTCTATAAATACAGTAAAGAAGCTAGCAATAATTTTAATATCAAATGGAGTGATTGGAAAAAGACTCTACATACTGATAGTAGTAATTTTTTTCCTGTTACTCCTATATGTAAAAACACATCTAATTATATAAAAAACCCTATAATTCCAACTTATTTATATGTTATTTCTCAAGATATAATGAGTTCTAGTGAAAGAACAATGATAGCTACCCTTCAAGGGTTAGTTAATAGTCATTGTTCTTTTCAAATATATACACTTAATTCCATGCAACCTGATTATCAAATATGGCTAGATGATTTAAAGAATAGTTATGGAATTTTATACAAAAACATCTCAGACCCATGGGAATTATTAGATACATTTAAAAATTATGTTGATGGATATGTACTTTATAATAATGAATCCATAAAAGATCCATCAATAAATAATGCTTGTTCTCTTGCCTCCTTAAATAATTGTATTGCAGTTGATCAATCTATCGAAGATAAAGTAAAAATCCATGGTATAACAAAGATTAAAGGTGATTGTAGGAACACGGATAATAACTGGGCTTACAATAATTTATGGAATTCTGGCTTGAACCATTCCCTAATAATAGAGCTATCCCCTGATAAAGAAACAGCTTTAAGAGACTATGGAATAATGAGCAAATCCCTAGTGTTTTATGAAGATAGCATAAAGGACACATCTCTTAGAGATAAAATATTTTCATCCATGGAAAGTGACTCCACATGCTTAGGTTGGGGACCAGATGAGTTTATTAATGTAAGTACAGCTTCAAAATATGGTATAGGTATGGTTGCTGCAGATTGGTCTTATAATTTAACTACATTAAGTGCTTTTCCATCATTACCTATAACTCAAAAAGCTTCAATGAACATTCCTAAAGAAAAAAATGTTCATTATGTAACATTCATTATGTCTGATGGCGATAATCAGCAGTGGAATCTTGGAACTAACTATGGTTCTTCTAAATGGTTTGGTTCTTCTTATAGAGGTAAATTTAATTTAGGTTGGTCCTTCAGCCCATCTTTATATTATCTAGCTCCTACTGTTTTTAACTTATATTATAAAAGTGCAGCTCATGGCCCTACTAATGATTATTTTATAGTATCACCTTCTGGAAATGGTTATATATATCCAAGTAAATTTGATAAGAATAAGTTGAATACATATATTGAAACATTAAATGATTATATGAAAAAAGTAGATGAGAAATATATAGCAATTATCGATGACTCCTCTTTTCATAATGATACTCTTTGGGATAAATTCACTATTAAGCCTAATATACACGGATTATTTTATCTTGATTATCATAGACACGACAACTATCACGGTGAAATTATTTGGTCTAATAATAAACCTATAGTGTCCTGTAGAGATTTACTTTGGGATAGTCTGGAGAGCGAAGATGAGTTAGTTGAAAAGATTAATCATCGAATTGACTCAGGGCAAGTAGATCTTCATAATTCTAATAGTTACACATTTGTTTATGTTCATTCTTGGAGCAAAAGCTTGAGTAATATTGAAAAAGTTGTAAATAAGCTAAATGAAAACCCTAAAGTGAAAATAGTCACCCCAGAAACATTTATGAAATTAATAAAGAAGAATGTTACACACTAA
- a CDS encoding CPBP family intramembrane glutamic endopeptidase, whose product MEKDERKSKTIIFSLIIATLLWFVIFVIKPFNFWIEMGFSISLLVAIALLAEKNLISFRNIKLRHILIGIISAIILYFVFYVGNIISGYLFPFKDAQIASVYSNRAQGNSLLIGTLLLFVIGPGEEIYWRGFIQNNLTKKFGENKGYIFATLLYAGVHIITFNFMLVVAALVCGIFWGWIYKKEKSLVPIIISHALWDFTVFVLFPLM is encoded by the coding sequence TTGGAGAAAGATGAAAGAAAGAGTAAGACCATTATATTCTCATTAATTATTGCAACATTATTATGGTTTGTAATATTCGTGATAAAACCATTTAACTTTTGGATTGAAATGGGATTCTCAATATCATTATTAGTAGCAATAGCATTACTTGCAGAAAAAAATTTAATATCATTTAGAAATATTAAATTAAGACATATATTAATTGGAATTATTTCAGCTATAATATTGTACTTTGTTTTCTACGTTGGAAATATTATTTCGGGATATTTATTTCCTTTTAAAGATGCACAAATAGCATCAGTTTATAGCAATAGAGCCCAAGGAAATTCACTGCTAATTGGAACATTACTTTTATTTGTAATAGGACCTGGAGAGGAAATATATTGGAGAGGTTTTATTCAAAATAATCTTACAAAAAAATTTGGAGAAAACAAGGGATATATATTTGCAACTTTACTCTATGCAGGTGTGCACATAATAACATTTAATTTTATGCTTGTAGTAGCAGCATTAGTATGTGGTATATTCTGGGGTTGGATTTATAAAAAAGAAAAAAGCCTTGTTCCAATAATAATATCCCATGCACTTTGGGACTTTACTGTATTTGTTTTGTTCCCATTAATGTAA
- the menA gene encoding 1,4-dihydroxy-2-naphthoate octaprenyltransferase has product MINEKFKLFIRASRPFSLTASVIPVTLGGILALNEPGFNFAYLLLSIVAIIFLQASVNLLNDHDDFINDVDTKDSYGSSGVIIEGLLTLKEVYVSGILLLILGCLIGLFLSYERGVTILILGIIGAVCGYFYTGKPLTLKYRGLGAPMVFIIFGPLMTLGGYYLQRQEFTIQSFLISIPTALLTTAILHANDIRDINHDKKAGIKTLSIFIGYKKAQLVYSSLIILSYVSLIMMIIYNYVPFVSLICLLTVPAAIKNINKLRTAENSSYNIAELDKESGKLQGQFGILLILSIFFEYALSSIL; this is encoded by the coding sequence ATGATAAATGAAAAATTTAAGTTATTTATTAGGGCTTCAAGGCCCTTTTCTTTAACAGCATCTGTAATTCCAGTTACACTTGGAGGAATACTTGCATTAAATGAGCCGGGCTTCAACTTTGCATATTTGTTATTGTCCATTGTAGCTATAATCTTTTTGCAAGCTTCAGTGAATTTGCTAAATGATCATGATGATTTTATAAATGATGTGGATACAAAAGATTCCTATGGTTCTAGTGGAGTAATTATTGAAGGATTACTAACATTAAAAGAGGTATATGTAAGTGGTATTTTATTATTAATCTTAGGATGTTTAATTGGTTTGTTTTTATCTTATGAAAGAGGCGTAACAATTTTAATTTTAGGGATTATTGGTGCTGTGTGTGGATATTTTTATACAGGAAAACCATTAACGCTTAAATATAGAGGTTTAGGTGCACCTATGGTTTTCATAATTTTTGGACCACTAATGACACTTGGAGGGTATTATTTACAGAGGCAGGAATTTACCATACAATCATTTTTAATATCAATCCCAACAGCACTTCTTACTACTGCAATATTGCATGCAAATGATATTAGGGATATAAATCATGATAAGAAAGCAGGAATTAAAACTTTATCCATATTTATAGGTTATAAGAAAGCACAATTAGTATATTCAAGCTTGATTATACTTTCGTATGTTTCCCTTATTATGATGATTATTTATAACTATGTTCCGTTCGTTAGTTTAATTTGCTTATTAACTGTGCCAGCAGCTATTAAAAATATTAATAAATTAAGAACTGCTGAAAACTCAAGCTATAATATTGCAGAGCTTGATAAAGAAAGTGGTAAACTTCAAGGTCAATTTGGAATTTTATTAATTTTATCTATATTTTTTGAATATGCTTTATCTTCGATATTATAG